The sequence GTTGACCAGGTAGACGTCGGGCGCATCGCTGGCGGTCACGCCGTATTCCTGCATCAGCAGGAAGACGCGTTCCATCCCCATGCCGAAGCCGCAGGCCGGCGTCGGCTTGCCGCCGAGCGTCTCGACCAGCGTGTCGTAGCGGCCGCCGGCGGCGATGGTGCCCTGGCTGCCGAGCCGGGTGGTCACCCACTCGAACACGCTGCGATTGTAGTAGTCGAGCCCGCGCACCAGCCGGGTGTTGAGGGTATAGGCCACGCCGGCGTCGCTCAGCCGCAGGCACAGACCGTCGTAGTGGGCGCGCGATTCGGCGCCGAGCACGTCGAACAGCTTGGGCGCGGCCTCGATCATGTCCTGCATGCGCGGGTTCTTGCTGTCGAGGATGCGCAGCGGATTGGCGTGCAGCCGGCGGCGCGCGTCCTCGTCCAGCAGCTCGGCATGCTGCTCGAAGTAGGCGATCAGGGTCTGGCGGTAGGCAGCGCGTTCGGCGGCGTCGCCGATGGTGTTGATCTGCAGCTCGACGTCGGCGATGCCGAGCGCCTGCCACAGCCGGGCCAGCATCACCATCAGCTCGGCGTCGACGTCCGGGCCGTCGTAGCCGAAGGCCTCGACGCCGACCTGGTGGAACTGGCGCTGGCGGCCCTTCTGCACGTTCTCGTGGCGGAACATCGGGCCCATGTACCACAGCCGCTGCGGGCCGTTGTAGGTGAGGCTGTGCTCGACCACGGCGCGCACGCAGCCGGCCGTGCCCTCGGGCCGCAGCGTCAGCTTGTCGCCGTTGAGCGCGTCGGTCCAGGAGTACATCTCCTTCTCGACGATGTCGGTGTGCTCGCCCACGCCGCGCACGTAGAGCCCGGTCGGCTCGACCATCGGCAGGTGGATGTAGCGGTAGCCGTACTGTGCCAGCACGCGGCTGGCGGTCTCCTCGAGCTTGCGCCACAGCGCGGTATCGCCGGGCAGGATGTCGTAGAAGCCCTTGATGCTTTGGAACTTGTCGGCCATCTGTATCGAACCTAAACCGCTTTCACGGGAATGATCTTGGGGAGTTCGGCGCCGGCGCGGCGCAGCTTGCCGCCCTCGGCGTAGTGTTCGCGCACGTAGCGCTCGACGATGGCCTGGAATTCCTCGGCGATGGCCTCGCCCTTGAGCGTCACCGTCTTCTGGCCGTCGACGAACACCGGCGCGACCGGCACCTCGCCGGTGCCGGGCAGGCTGATGCCGATGTTGGCCAGCTTGGATTCGCCGGGACCGTTGACCACGCAGCCCATCACCGCCACGTTGAGCGTCTCGACGCCCGGGTATTCGGCGCGCCAGACCGGCATCTGCTCGCGCAGGTAGCGCTGAATCTTCTGCGCCAGCTCCTGGAAGAAGGTCGAGGTGGTGCGGCCGCAGCCGGGGCAGGCGGTCACCAGCGGGGTGAACGAGCGGATGCCCATGGTCTGCAGGATTTCCTGCGCGACCACCACTTCCTTGGTGCGCGGCTCGCCCGGCTCGGGCGTCAGCGAGATGCGGATGGTGTCGCCGATGCCGTCCTGCAGCAGCACCGACAGGGCGGCGGTCGAGGCGACGATGCCCTTGGAGCCCATGCCGGCCTCGGTCAGGCCCAGGTGCAGCGGATAACGGCAACGGCCACCGAGGTCGCGGTAGACCTTGATCAGGTCCTGCACCGCGCTGACCTTGCACGAGATGATGATGCGGTCGGCCGGCAAGCCCAGCGCCTCGGCCTGCGCTGCGCTCTCGAGCGCCGACTGGATCAGCGCCTCGCGCATCAGCGCGTCGGCTGCCAGCGGTTCGGCCCGCTTGGCGTTCTCGTCCATCATGCGCGCCATCTTGGCCTGGTCGAGGCTGCCCCAGTTGACGCCGATGCGCACCGGCTTGCCGTACTGGATCGCCGCCTCGATCATCGCGGCGAACTGCTCGTCGCGCTTGCTGCCCTTGCCGACGTTGCCCGGGTTGATGCGGTACTTGGCCAGCGCGCGGGCGCAATCGGGATAGGCCGCCAGCAGCTTGTGGCCGTTGAAGTGGAAATCGCCCACCAGCGGCACGTTGCAGCCCATGGCGTCGAGCCGGCGGCGGATCTCGCCGACCTGGGCCGCCGCCTCGGGCGAATTGACGGTGATGCGCACCACTTCCGAACCGGCCTGCCACAGCTCGAACACCTGCTGGGCGGTGCCGGCAGCGTCGGCGGTATCGGTATTGGTCATCGACTGGACCACCACGGGCGCGTCGGAGCCGACCGGCACGTGGTCGATCATGACGCGGTGGGTGGGGCGGCGGGGAAGCAGGCTCATGCTCAGTTCAGCTCGAGATTGGCGACGTCGACCTTGGTGTAGGGCGCGAGGTCGGTGAGTTTGCCCTTGTAGTAGAGCTCGGTGTTCGGGCCATTGCCGATGCGGAGGCGATAGGGCGGCGTGCCGCCGACGGTGCGGGTCTGGCCGGCCAGCACCAGTTCGCCGAGCAGGCGCTTGCCGCTGGCGTCGGTGATCGAGACCCAGCTGTCCTGGCGGGCAAGGATGCGGATGTCGCCGGCGGCGGCCGGCGCGGGCGTCGGCGACGGCACGGTGGAAGGCACCGGGGTAGGCGCCGCAGGCACGGTGGTCGGCACCGGCGATGCCGCGGGTGTCGGCAATGCGGCGGGCGACGGCGCGAGGGTCGGCCCGTCCGCGCTGGCCGGGGTCGGCGCCACCGAGGTCGGGGCCGCATCGGCCAGGGCCGGAGCCGGGCTCGGAATAGGCGCCGGCAGCTCGATCGCCGGCGGCGTGCTCAGCGTGAGCTCGGGCTGGTAGCCGTTGCGCTGCAGCAGCCAGAAACCGCCGACCACCAGGCCGGCCAATACCATGCCGGCCAGCACCCACAGCAGGAAGGGCGGCGCGCCGCGCGCGCCGCCGGGCCGCAGGATCGGCATCGCGTCGTCGTGGATGCGCGGCAATGCGGCCTGCTGCGGCTCGACCGGCAAGTGGCGTTCGAGGTACTGCACCAGCGGCTGGGCATCGATCTTGAGGAAGCGCGCGTAATTGCGCACGAAGCCGCGCACGAAGGTATTGCCCGGCAGCGCGCCGTAGTCGTCGGCTTCGAGCGCCTCGATCTGGCGGCGCGACAGCTTGAGCTCGCCGGCGACCTCCTCGAGCGACAGGCCGGCCTCCTTGCGATGGGCCGCCAGGATGGCGCCAGGCGTCGGCGAGGCGGCCGCGACGGCTGCGGTGGGAGCGATGGCTGGGTCTGAGGAAAGATCAGGCGTCATGCCGGCACGACTCGGTTGGAGCGGAAAAGGGGGATCGATCGGGCGGTCCGCGGCATCAGTCGAACTGACCCGCGGCCAGGGCGCGCGCCTCGTCGCTGTCGGGGAAGCGGTTGCGCAGCTCCTTGGCGAAGCCGGCCTCGTTCTCGGCATTGCCGAGCCGGCGCTCGATGCGCAGGTTGAGCCAGACCGACTCGGCGGTCGGCGAAGTCAGCCGCGCCTGGCGCGACAGCAGCGTGCGGGCCGATTCGAGCTCGCCGCGACGGAAAGCCAGCCGGGCCAGGCCGTACAGCGTCTGCGGATTGTCGGGCAGCGCACGGTCGGCCTTCTTGAGGAAATCGTCGGCGGTGACGAAGTCGCCGGCCTTGAGCGCACACAGGCCGGCCTGCTGCAGCGATTTTTCCGGCGTGGAGTAGAGCGGATTGCGGATCGCCGCGACGAAATAGCGAATCGAATCGGCGGCGCGATTCAGCTTGTTGCAGAGGAACCAGCCGTAGTTATGGTTGGTGTCGGAATCACTGGGATCGAGCTCAAGCGCGCGGCGGAAGCTGCGGTCGGCCGTATCGAACTCGCGCAGATCCATGTAGATCAGGCCCTGCACGTTGTAGGCCAGCGCATAGTCGTTGCGCAGCGCCAGCGCGTTGCGGATCTCTTCCAGCGCCACGCCGTACTGGGCGCGCGCGTAATAGGCGGCGGCAAGCTCGGTGCGCAGCTTCACGACTTCCTGCCGCCGGTCGGCATCCTCGGCGCGCACCGCGACACCGGCCATGACGAACGACACGAAGACTACGAAGGCGATCAGTCCCGATTTCATGCCTACTCCCTGACGAGTTGAATTGCTTGCGTGGTCTTGCCCTCGGCGGCGAGGCGCAGCGTGCGGCGGGTCTTGTCCTTGACCTGGCCGGCCAGCTGGCCGCAGGCGGCGTCGATGTCGTCGCCGCGCGTCTTGCGCACCGTCACCACGTAGCCGGCCTGGATCAGGTGGTCGCGGAAGCGGCGGATCGCCTCGGGCCGTGACCGATCGTAGCCGGAATTGGGGAAGGGATTGAACGGGATCAGATTGAACTTGCACGGCACGTCGCGCACCAGCGCGACGAGCTGCTTGGCGTGCTCGAAGGTGTCGTTGACGCCGTCGAGCATCACGTATTCGAAGGTGACGAAATCGCGCGGCGCCTTTTCCAGATAACGCAGGCAGGCTGCCATCAATTCCTTCAGCGGGTACTTCTTGTTGATCGGCACGATCTCGTCGCGCAGCGCGTCGTTGGGCGCATGCAGCGACACGGCCAATGCCACCGGGCAGGCTTCGCGCAGCCGGTCCATGGCCGGCACCAGGCCGGAGGTCGACAGCGTGACGCGACGGCGCGACAGGCCGTAGGCGTGGTCGTCGAGCATCAGCCGCATGGCGGCCACCACGTTGTCGAAATTGGCGAGCGGCTCGCCCATGCCCATCATCACCACGTTGGAGACGATGCGGTCGCCCTTGGGATCGCGCCCGAGCGCCTTGTTGGCCCACCACAGCTGGCCGATGATCTCGGCGGTGCTGAGGTTGCGGTTGAAGCCCTGGCGGCCGGTCGAGCAGAAGGTGCATTCGAGCGCGCAGCCGACCTGGCTCGACACGCACAGCGTGCCGCGGTCGTCCTCGGGAATGAACACCGTCTCGACGCCGTTGCCGGTACCGACGTCGAGCAGCCACTTGCGGGTACCGTCCCCGCTGGCCTGCTCCATCATCAGCGCCGGCGGCGCGATCACGGCGTCGCGCGCGAGCTTCTCGCGCGTCGCCTTGGCGATGTCCGTCATCGCGCCGAAATCCGACTCGCCGAAGTGATGGATCCAGCGCATCAGCTGCTTGGCACGGAACGGCTTCTCGCCGCGCTCGGCAAGGAAGGCGGCGAAGCGTTCGGCGTCGAAATCGAGCAGGTTGACGGACATCGCGGCGAGCGGCTTAGCGGCCGTAGACTTCGGAAGCCGGGAAGAAGTAGGCGATCTCGATCGCGGCGTTCTCGAGGCTGTCCGAGCCGTGCACGGCGTTGGCGTCGATCGAATCGGCGAAATCGGCGCGGATGGTACCCTTCTCGGCCTTCTTCGGATCGGTCGCGCCCATCAGTTCGCGGTTCTTCAGCATGGCGTTCTCGCCTTCGAGCACCTGCACCACCACCGGGCCGGACACCATGAAGTCGACCAGGTCCTTGAAGAAGGGGCGCTCGCGGTGCACGGCGTAGAAGCCTTCGGCCTCGGCGCGCGACAGGTGCTTCATCTTGGCGGCGACGATCTTGAGGCCGGCGCCTTCGAAGCGCGAGTAGATCTGGCCGATCACGTTCTTGGCGACGGCATCGGGCTTGATGATGGAAAGGGTGCGTTCAACAGCCATGTAACACTCCAGATTTCGGTAAGGGACAAGGTTGGGATAAGTCGGTTTCACCGGCTGCAAGCGCGCTCGCACTGCGTCCACGCGGCTTGTCGGCGCAAAAATGACCGAATATTCTAACAGCTTTGCTGCTGCGACGCGCAAAAGCCATACCACGCCGCCGTACCGACCCGCCGCCCGAGAAGCGACCCTAATGAGCGCGATCCGCCCCAGCCCCAGTCGTCAGCCCCCACCGCCAAGCCCCGAGGAAGACCAGGAACAGCAGGAAATCCGCCAGCGCCTGCTGCAACGCCTCGCCATCGCCACCTGCCTGATCGTGGCGGTCGCCATCGCCATCATGCTGATCAACCGCTTCGAGGACGGCCAAGGCAGCGCCGTCGAGGGGCCGACCATCAATCCGCTGCAGGCCGAGCCGGCCACGCCGCCGCCGAGCCCGGCGCCAACGGCGGTTCCGACCGCGGACACAGCCACGCCGATTCCCTCGCCCGAACCGACACCGGCAACGCCGGCCGAGCCGTCGGCCATCCCGGCCGATCCGACGCCGGCCCCAGCCGGCACCGAAGCCCCGCCGAACGCCGCCGCAACCATGCCGGCCACGGGCACGCCCCAGCCGGCCGGCGCCTCGCCAAGTCCGACCGTCACCCCCAGGACCGCACAAGCCGGCTCCAAAGCCGCGCCTTTCGATCCCGACGGCGCCACCGTCGAGATCGTGCCGCCCGCACCGACGGCCGCAGCGGTCCGCCCCAGGCCAACCACCGCACCGTCCGCCAGCGCCGCCATCACGCCGGTGCCGCGCAGTCCGGCGCCCGCACCGGCCGCGACACCCGCACCGGCCACCGGCAGCCTAGTCCTGGCCCCGCCGCCGCGCAGCGCGACACCGCGCCCGAGCGCACCGAGCCCGGAGCAGACCATCACCGCGCTGGCGGCCGGCATCCTGCCGCCCGGCGCACGCGGCTTCACCGTGCAGGCCGGCGTATTCCAGAGCGCCGAGAACGCGGAAAAGCTGATCGGACAGCTGTCGTCGGCCGGCATCCCGGCGCGGCTCGAAACCCGCGTCCAGATCGGTCCGTTCAAGAACCGCGACGAGGCGAACCTGATGATGCGGCGGCTGCGTGAACTGGGCGTGACACCGATCCTGCAGGCCCCGACGCCCTGATTCCTACGCCACGCGCTCAGCGCGCCGGCCCAGGCAACAGCCAGGCCGGCGCATCGGGCCAGTCATCGGGCCGCCACTCGGGCCGCCAACCGGCCTCGACCTGGCACTCGGCCGCCACCGCCAGCCCCGCCACCGCCACCAGCCGATCGCCTTGCCACAGCAGCGGCCAGCGATCGCGCAGCCAGGGCGGCACGCCGGCCTCCTGCAACAAGTGTTTGACCGGCCGCCGCGGCCCGCCGCGCCGGAGCCGGATCGACTCCCCGCCCGCGCGCGGCCGCAATTCCAGCGCCTTGCGCCCCTCGGCCGCCAGCCCGAACGAAGCCGGACACCAAGTCAGCACGCCCCCCAACCCGGCAACGGCGCCGATTCCGCGTCGCTCAACCCCTGCGGCCCCGGCGGCAGCGGGCGCGCCTCGCCCAGCCACAGCTCGCCGCGATAGCGATGCACGGCGATGCCGCCCAAACGGAAACAGGGATTGGCGTCGGCGCGCGCCTCCAGCATCTGCTCGAGCAGCAGCGCCAGCTGGCGCTCGTCGGGACGCAGGCCGGCCCGCGCCAGGAACGCACGCAGCAGATTGCGTCGTCGCGCCGGCGTCAGCGGCTCGAAGCATGCCAAGGCGAGACGCGGCGACCAGCCGCCGGCATCGAGCTCGGCCAGCTCGTCGAGCAGCTGCGCCGCCTCGCCGAAATGCCGCGCCGCACGCGCCAGCGCCGCCGGCGCAGCAGGAAAGCGCGCCTCGAGCTCGGGCAGCACGCGCCGGCGCAAGTAGTTGCGGTCGTATTCGATCGACCGGTTGCTCTCGTCCTCGACCCAGCCCAGCCCATGCTGCTGCGCGTAAGCCAGCAGATCGGCGCGTGGCACGTCGAGCAGCGGACGCCAGACCCGGCTCAAGCCCAGCGGCCGCAGCGCCGGCATCGCCGCCGCCCCATGCACGCCGGCGCCGCGCGCCAGCCGGTAGAGCACCGTCTCGGCCTGGTCGTCGCGATGATGCGCGAGCGCCACCCGGTCGACGCCGAGCGCGGCGTAGGCCGCATAGCGCGCCGCGCGCGCACGCGCCTCCAGGCTGTCGCCGGCCGCGGCGTCGAGATCGGCGCGGCGCCAGGAAAACGGCACGCCGAGCCGCTCGCAGACCGCGGCGCAATGCGCCAGCCAGTCGTCGGCATGCGGACTCAGGCCATGGTGCAGATGGAAAGCGCTCAGAACGAACGGACGTTCGTCGCGCAGGCAGGCGAGCAGATGCAGCAGCACACTCGAATCGAGCCCGCCGGAAAAGCCGACCGCCACTTGCGTGGCGGCGGCGAGATCGGCCCCGGCCCGGGCCGAGAAATGACGGTAGAGCGCGTCCGCCTCAGTCGGCGGCGACTTCCTTGAACTTGCCATAGCTCATCAGGCGCTCGAAGCGGTGCTCGAGAAGGGCCGCGACCGGCTTGTCCTGCAGACCCTTCAACGCGTCCTGCAGCGCCTTGCGCAGCGACACCATCATGGCCTGCGGATCGCGGTGCGCGCCGCCGACCGGTTCGTTCACCACCTTGTCGACCAGGCCCAGCGTCTTGAGCCGGCCGGCGGTGATGCCGAGCGTCTCGGCCGCCTCGGGCGCCTTTTCCGAGCTCTTCCACAGGATCGAGGCACAACCCTCGGGCGAGATCACCGAGTAGGTCGCGTACTGCAGCATCTGCACCACGTCGCCGACCGCGATGGCCAGCGCGCCGCCGGAGCCGCCCTCGCCGATCACCGTCACCACCACCGGCACGCGCAGCTTGGTCATTTCGTACAGATTGCGGCCGATCGCCTCGGACTGGCCGCGCTCCTCGGCACCGATGCCGGGATAGGCGCCCGGCGTATCGACGAAGGTGAACACCGGCAGGCCGAACTTCTCGGCCAGCCGCATCAGGCGCAGCGCCTTGCGATAGCCCTCGGGCCGCGGCATGCCGAAGTTGCGGTACTGGCGGTCCTTGGTGTCGCGACCCTTCTGGTGGCCGATCACCATGCAGGCCTGGCCGTTGAGCCGGGCCAGCCCGCCGACGATGGCGGGATCATCGGCATAGGCGCGGTCGCCATGCAGCTCCTCGAAATCGGTGAAGATCTCGCGGACGTAGTCGAGGGTGTAGGGACGTTGCGGATGGCGGGCGACCTGCGAGATCTGCCACGGCGTGAGCTTGCCGTAGATGGTCTTGGTCAACTCCTGGCTTTTCTTGCGCAGATGATCGATTTCGACGGAGATGTCGACAGCCGAATCGTCCTGCACATAGCGGAGTTCTTCGATCTTGGTCTCGAGCTCCGCGATCGGCTGTTCAAAATCGAGAAAGGTGGTCTTCATGCTTGGGCGTGTCGCTGGCGCGATCCTCGAAACCCGCCGCCCCATGGCTGGATAAGCCACTCGGGCGTAACGGATTTCCTCTATGCAGTTGCACCGATGTCCGGCGAAATCGCGCCATTATGGCGAAACTCGGCCGCCCCGCAAGATTGACACACCGGATGTTCGAGCAGCCGTCCGGCTTTGGAATCCGGACCGATCCGCCGTTGAAGGCGCGCTATTCGTTGGTGAAGACGATCTCGGCGCGCACGCCGCCCTTCTGGATCGCGAGGCGGCTTCTGGCGTTGAGCACGATGGGCGAACGGGTGTTGGCCTGGATGCCGTCGCCGCCGCGCGTCAGGGTCAGCAGCATGACCAGGCCGTCGTCGCCGGAGAAACCGATCTTCTCGCACTCGGCATCGGACAGGGTCAGCTGGTAGTTGAGGCCCAGGAGCTGCGCGTCGATGACGCTGAACACCACCTCGGCGTCGTCGAGCGACTGCATCCACAGCACCTTGGGTTCGGCCACGTCTTCGTGCAGCAACTTGAAGCGCTGGCAGCGCTCGAAACCGGGCAGGCCGTCGGGGAACACAATCAGCGATTGCTCGTCGACATCGAGGGTACCGAAACGGGGCGTGACGACTTGCATGCTGGCCTGGCTCCTGGTTCAAGTTCTCCGGAATCTAGCCGAAATCATGCAGGACAGCCAAGCGCGACGCGCGCGCGAAAAATTTTTGCAATCACCGCTAAAGTTTTCTCCGCACTCGCCGATACCGCGTATAGCGTGGTATTAAAAGACAGGAAAATCGACCGGCCGCAGGCTGGCGAAAGGCTCATCATGAAGATCGACAATTCAGGCAAGCCGCTGAACACCTCGCTGTCGCGCACCGACACGCGCGGCGGCAAGACCGGCCAGGCCGAGACCGCATCGGCGCCCGAAGTCCGCGGCGACAGCGTCGAGATCAAGCCGTTCAGCGCCAAGCTGGCGTCGCTCGAGGCGAATCTGGCCAGCCAGCCCGTCATCGACGAGGCCAAGGTCGCCGAAATCCGCCAGGCGATCGCCGAGGGCCGTTTCACCGTGCGCGCCGACGCCATCGCCGACAAGCTGATGGCCAGCGTCAAGGAGCTGCTGTCGGGCAAGTCCTGACCGCAAGCACGCCGCAGACGAGGCATACTATGCAGCGCCGGCCGCCGGTTGATCCCGGCGCCGGCGTTTCGCTTTTCCGCACCGCCGACGCGAGGCCGCCATGCCCCCCCTTCCCCTGCTGGTCGTACTTCAGAATGAGCTGGCCGAGCTGCAGGCCTTCGTCGCCCTGCTCGAGCGCGAGCAGCGCGCGCTGGTCGCCAACACGCTGGCCGACCTGGTCGAGTTCGCCAAGGAGAAGGCTGCCCGCGCGCAGACGCTCGAGGCGCTGGCCAAGGAGCGCAAGCGGCTGTTCGAGGTCAACGGCGTCGAGCTGTCGCCCGATCCGCCGCACCCGCTGACCGGCGCCCGCCAGCTGCCGGCCGAGCATCTGCCGACGCTGGCCGCGCTGTGGCAGGAGCTGATCCAGAGCGCCCGCCAGGCCAGCGCGCTCAACCTGACCAACGGCCGGCTGATCGACACCCGCCAGCAGCAGAACCAGCAGCTGATGTCGATGCTGCAGGCGACCCACACCACCTCGCTGTCCTACGATGCCTACGGCCAGCCGCGCATGTCGCGGCCCGGCAGCTCGCTCGGCAAGGCCTGAGGCGGCCCTCATCCGGCCGGCGGGGACGACCCCGCCGCGCCTCTCCCGATCACGGGGACGACCCCACGACGACAAGGACGAGGCACGACCATGGCCTGGATTCTTCTTTTCTGCGCGGGACTGCTCGAAGTGGCGTGGGCAGTCGGTCTCAAATACACCGAGGGCTTCACCCGGCTGTGGCCCAGCGTCGGCACGCTGGCCGCGATGGCCGCCAGCCTTGCGCTGCTCGGCCTGGCCGTGCGCTCGCTGCCGCTCGGCACCGCCTATGCGATCTGGACCGGCATCGGCGCGGTCGGCACGGTGGCACTCGGTATCGCGCTGTTCGGCGAGGCCGCCACGCCGGCCCGGCTCGGCTGCGTCGCGCTGATCGTCGCCGGCATCGTCGGCCTCAAGCTGGTCGGCGACGGCCACTGAAACCGGCCGCAGCCATGAAAAAGCCCGTCGTTCGACGGGCTTTTTCTTTCGATCGGGCATAGCCGAACCACGCGGTCACGGCGCCGCCGGGATCGGCAGCGTGGCCGCCTCCTGCTCGTTGTCGGCCAGGATCTGGATGGTGACGCGCCGATTGCGCGCACGCGCCTCGGCGCTGGTACCGGGATCGACTGGCCGGTTGGCGGCGTAGCCCAGCGCGACCAGCCGCCTGGCGGCGACGCCGTTGGCCTCGAACAACCGCACCACGGTGCCGGCGCGCGAGGCCGACAGCTCCCAGTTGGACGGGAACTGGGCCGAGGCGATCGGCACATCGTCGGTATGACCCTCGATCTGCACCGGATTGATGCCGTTGGCGAGCTTGCGGGCGATGCCGGCCAGCGATTCGGCCGCGCGCGGATCGAGCGTGGCCGAGCCCACCGGGAACAGGAGGCTCGCGTTCACCTCGATCGCGACCCCTCGCGCGTTCTGGCTGACCTGCACCTGCCCCTCGTCGATCAATCCCTTGAGCGAACCCTGCAGATCGGTGGCGATGGCCTTCATCGCCGCCTCGCGCTCGTGCTTTTTCTTGAGCAACTCCTGCGCTTCGCGCCGGTCACGGAACGGCAGCGGAATCAGCGCCTGGTTGGCGCCGTTCGGGTCGTTCTTGAGCACCGCGTCGCTGGCCGGCTCGTTCTTGTTGAAGGCCGAGGTCAGCGCATTGGACAGCACCCGGTACTTGCCCTCGTTGACCTGCGAGATCGCGTACATCACCACGAAGAAGGCGAACAGCAGCGTGATGAAGTCCGCGTAGGACACCAGCCAGCGTTCGTGATTCTCGTGCTCTTCAACCCTGCGTTTGCGCGCCATGCGCCACCCCGGTCGTGAAACGGCCCGGCGATGCCGGGCCATGCTTGCAGCGGATGCCTGCCGCCGAACTTACTTTAGTTTGAATTCGAAGTAGCTGCCGAGCTTGGCGCCGGCGCTGGCGCCGATCGACTTGGCGAAGCGGTCGGCCCAGCTTTCGCGCGGCGTGAAGTCGACGATGTCGGCGGCCTTGATCACGTCGCGGGCGACCGAGTCGGCCGAGCCGTAGGCATCGGACAAGCCGAGCTCGACGCTCTTCTCGCCGCTCCAGACCAGGCCCGAGAACATGTCCGGCGTTTCCTTCAAGCGCTTGCCGCGGCCGTCGCGCACCACCTTGATGAATTGCTGGTGCACTTCTTCCAGCATCTGCTTGGCGTATTCGACCTGCTGCGGGTTCTGCGGCGAGAACGGATCGAGGAAGCCCTTGTTCTCGCCGGCGGTCAAGAGGCGGCGCTCGACGCCGAGCTTGTCCATCGCACCGGTGAAGCCGAAGCCGTCCATCAGCACGCCGATCGAGCCGACCAGGCTGGCCTTGTCGACGAAGATCTTGTCGGCCGCGGCGGCGACGTAATAGCCGCCCGAGGCGCAGATGTCGTCGACCACCACGTAGAGCGGGGTGTTCGGATAGAGCTTGCGCTGGCGGCGGATCTCGTCGGCGATCTGGCCGGCCTGCACCGGGCTGCCGCCGGGGCTGTTGATGCGCAGGATCACGCCGCGGGTGTTCTTGTCCTTGAAGGCTTCGCGCAACGCGCCGTTGATGTCGTCGGCGTTGGCCTGCTCGCCCGCCGCGATCACGCCGCGCAGATCGACCAGCGCGCTGTGCGGGCCGGCGGTGCGCCGGCCGGCTTCGGCGCCGCCGCTGCCGTGGCGCCAGGTGACGATGATGGCCAGCACCAGGAACAGCCAGGCGAAGCCGACGAAGCGGAAGAAGATGCTCCAGTTGCGACCCTTGCGCTGCTCCTTGAGCGCGGTCACCAGCATCTTTTCCAGGGTCTGGCGTTCCCAGTTCGGGTTCTGCTGCTCGTTCATGCGATTCCTCTATGGATGTATGCGTCGTCGGGCCGGCTCAGCGCGGCGGCGGCGCATCGGGCAGGAAGAACACGTCGCCGTCCTCCTCCACGACCGTCAGCTTGGTCAGCCGCGCGCCCTTGCAGGGCCCGCCCAGGCACAGCCCGGTGTCCGGCCTATAGTAAGCGCCGTGCGTCGCGCAGATCAAATAGCTGCGGGACAGATCGAAGAAGTCGCCCTCGTTGAAATCGAGCTCGATCGGGATATGGGCGCACTCGTTCAGGTAGCCGTGCACCCTCCCCGCCCAACGCACCACGAAGGCCGGTGCCGGCACCCCGCGCCACTCGGCCTGGAAGCGCTTGCCCAGGCCGCCGTCGGGCAATTCGTCGGCCGCGCAGATGCGCCACCTGCGCTCAGCCATAGTTGCGCAGCCAGAGGTCGAGATCGTGGAAGGCGTCGAACAGGCCCAGCGGCGACAGCGCCGCCAGCTCCGTCTTGGGATGCGCGCCGTAGGCCACGCCGAGCGCCGAGGTGCCTGCGTTGATCGCCATCTGCAGGTCGTGGGTGGTGTCGCCGATCATCACCGCGCGGTCGCGGGC is a genomic window of Chitinimonas koreensis containing:
- the ndk gene encoding nucleoside-diphosphate kinase — its product is MAVERTLSIIKPDAVAKNVIGQIYSRFEGAGLKIVAAKMKHLSRAEAEGFYAVHRERPFFKDLVDFMVSGPVVVQVLEGENAMLKNRELMGATDPKKAEKGTIRADFADSIDANAVHGSDSLENAAIEIAYFFPASEVYGR
- the rlmN gene encoding 23S rRNA (adenine(2503)-C(2))-methyltransferase RlmN produces the protein MSVNLLDFDAERFAAFLAERGEKPFRAKQLMRWIHHFGESDFGAMTDIAKATREKLARDAVIAPPALMMEQASGDGTRKWLLDVGTGNGVETVFIPEDDRGTLCVSSQVGCALECTFCSTGRQGFNRNLSTAEIIGQLWWANKALGRDPKGDRIVSNVVMMGMGEPLANFDNVVAAMRLMLDDHAYGLSRRRVTLSTSGLVPAMDRLREACPVALAVSLHAPNDALRDEIVPINKKYPLKELMAACLRYLEKAPRDFVTFEYVMLDGVNDTFEHAKQLVALVRDVPCKFNLIPFNPFPNSGYDRSRPEAIRRFRDHLIQAGYVVTVRKTRGDDIDAACGQLAGQVKDKTRRTLRLAAEGKTTQAIQLVRE
- the ispG gene encoding flavodoxin-dependent (E)-4-hydroxy-3-methylbut-2-enyl-diphosphate synthase, with protein sequence MSLLPRRPTHRVMIDHVPVGSDAPVVVQSMTNTDTADAAGTAQQVFELWQAGSEVVRITVNSPEAAAQVGEIRRRLDAMGCNVPLVGDFHFNGHKLLAAYPDCARALAKYRINPGNVGKGSKRDEQFAAMIEAAIQYGKPVRIGVNWGSLDQAKMARMMDENAKRAEPLAADALMREALIQSALESAAQAEALGLPADRIIISCKVSAVQDLIKVYRDLGGRCRYPLHLGLTEAGMGSKGIVASTAALSVLLQDGIGDTIRISLTPEPGEPRTKEVVVAQEILQTMGIRSFTPLVTACPGCGRTTSTFFQELAQKIQRYLREQMPVWRAEYPGVETLNVAVMGCVVNGPGESKLANIGISLPGTGEVPVAPVFVDGQKTVTLKGEAIAEEFQAIVERYVREHYAEGGKLRRAGAELPKIIPVKAV
- the pilW gene encoding type IV pilus biogenesis/stability protein PilW, whose product is MKSGLIAFVVFVSFVMAGVAVRAEDADRRQEVVKLRTELAAAYYARAQYGVALEEIRNALALRNDYALAYNVQGLIYMDLREFDTADRSFRRALELDPSDSDTNHNYGWFLCNKLNRAADSIRYFVAAIRNPLYSTPEKSLQQAGLCALKAGDFVTADDFLKKADRALPDNPQTLYGLARLAFRRGELESARTLLSRQARLTSPTAESVWLNLRIERRLGNAENEAGFAKELRNRFPDSDEARALAAGQFD
- a CDS encoding RodZ domain-containing protein, whose translation is MTPDLSSDPAIAPTAAVAAASPTPGAILAAHRKEAGLSLEEVAGELKLSRRQIEALEADDYGALPGNTFVRGFVRNYARFLKIDAQPLVQYLERHLPVEPQQAALPRIHDDAMPILRPGGARGAPPFLLWVLAGMVLAGLVVGGFWLLQRNGYQPELTLSTPPAIELPAPIPSPAPALADAAPTSVAPTPASADGPTLAPSPAALPTPAASPVPTTVPAAPTPVPSTVPSPTPAPAAAGDIRILARQDSWVSITDASGKRLLGELVLAGQTRTVGGTPPYRLRIGNGPNTELYYKGKLTDLAPYTKVDVANLELN
- the hisS gene encoding histidine--tRNA ligase, which produces MADKFQSIKGFYDILPGDTALWRKLEETASRVLAQYGYRYIHLPMVEPTGLYVRGVGEHTDIVEKEMYSWTDALNGDKLTLRPEGTAGCVRAVVEHSLTYNGPQRLWYMGPMFRHENVQKGRQRQFHQVGVEAFGYDGPDVDAELMVMLARLWQALGIADVELQINTIGDAAERAAYRQTLIAYFEQHAELLDEDARRRLHANPLRILDSKNPRMQDMIEAAPKLFDVLGAESRAHYDGLCLRLSDAGVAYTLNTRLVRGLDYYNRSVFEWVTTRLGSQGTIAAGGRYDTLVETLGGKPTPACGFGMGMERVFLLMQEYGVTASDAPDVYLVNAGEAAQRQAPVLAERLRDAGLAVTVHAGGGSFKSQMKKADGSGARFAVIVGDDEAAAGTAAVKSLRGEGEQRTVAQAELAAALRA